A DNA window from Undibacterium sp. YM2 contains the following coding sequences:
- a CDS encoding TonB-dependent siderophore receptor yields the protein MHYKHLTLLIAAAYPAFTHAQESTQTEVLIKAQRQNYRSISATGATKTDALLADLPQSVRVLTADLLKDNGVTSLNNALDLTSGIARQSNLGGLWDSYAMRGFTGDPNFGSDYMVNGFSSSRGYNGLRDTASTQSIEILKGPSSALYGRGEPGGTVNIMTKKPRFKPEYDVDLTLASHQTYRIAADLTGSVSDNIAYRINAAAEQGDSYRDTINSKRSFVSPSLVWLIGERTTLSYELEASEQKTPFDRGVLAVNGKLGLIPNSRFLGEPGDGLMTVKSLGHQVFVQHDFNQQWSLQSGLSYRDSALNGYSSEANNLLADERSLRRQRRYRDFSATDKSARVELVGKFDTAAIKHHVLLGVDTYQFDDSRVQLRRNPSATNAYAIDIYNPVYGKNADPLTLSVNTLENQRARGLYLQDQLDLGTQWKALLGLRSDHYDQTLTNYRASVASSQSLSATSPRAGLVYQPIKGISLYANVAKGFRPNSGISISNTAFPAEESRSYEVGLKFDTPDNKTSATIALYRIKKSNVLTTNPANTDFSIAAGEVGSKGLELDVAGDIATDLRLSAAYAYTDATVTKGDNTIITGSRFPNVAKHSANLILSQLFAIGTARASVGAGINYVGERLGDVAVSSSFVLPAYTTVKLMSSYSPSKTTRVSLNVDNLFNKRYYASSYSQLWVAPGAERSISLTLHQQF from the coding sequence ATGCACTACAAACACCTCACCCTGCTCATCGCCGCCGCATACCCCGCGTTCACCCACGCACAGGAATCAACCCAAACCGAAGTCCTCATCAAAGCACAAAGACAAAACTACCGCAGCATCTCCGCCACCGGTGCCACCAAGACCGATGCCTTGCTGGCTGACCTGCCGCAAAGCGTGCGGGTATTGACGGCTGACCTGCTCAAGGACAATGGCGTCACCAGCCTCAACAATGCGCTGGACCTGACCAGTGGCATTGCGCGGCAAAGCAATCTGGGTGGTTTGTGGGACAGCTATGCCATGCGCGGTTTTACCGGCGACCCTAATTTTGGGTCTGATTACATGGTCAATGGTTTCAGTTCCAGCCGTGGCTACAATGGCTTGCGCGATACTGCAAGTACGCAATCCATCGAGATATTGAAGGGGCCATCGTCGGCACTGTATGGCCGTGGCGAACCGGGTGGCACGGTGAATATCATGACCAAGAAACCGCGCTTCAAGCCTGAGTATGATGTTGACCTGACGCTGGCCAGCCACCAGACTTACCGCATCGCTGCCGACCTGACCGGGTCAGTCAGCGACAATATCGCCTACCGCATCAATGCCGCAGCAGAACAGGGTGACAGCTACCGCGATACCATCAACAGCAAGCGCAGCTTTGTCTCGCCTTCGCTGGTGTGGCTGATAGGTGAGCGTACTACCCTCTCGTATGAACTCGAAGCCAGTGAGCAAAAAACACCGTTTGACCGTGGCGTTCTGGCTGTGAATGGCAAGCTGGGCCTGATACCCAATTCACGCTTTCTGGGTGAACCAGGGGACGGCCTGATGACGGTGAAGTCACTGGGCCACCAGGTGTTTGTGCAGCATGATTTTAACCAGCAATGGTCGCTGCAAAGCGGCTTGTCTTATCGTGACAGTGCGCTCAATGGCTACTCCAGCGAGGCAAATAATCTGCTGGCAGATGAACGTAGCTTGCGTCGCCAGCGCCGCTACCGTGATTTTTCTGCGACGGATAAATCTGCGCGGGTGGAACTGGTCGGCAAGTTTGACACTGCGGCCATCAAACACCATGTCTTGCTGGGTGTGGACACCTACCAGTTTGATGACAGCCGCGTGCAGTTGCGCCGCAATCCATCGGCCACCAACGCCTATGCAATCGACATCTACAATCCTGTGTATGGCAAGAATGCCGACCCGCTGACGCTGTCCGTCAACACCCTGGAAAACCAGCGTGCACGTGGCCTCTACCTGCAAGACCAGCTTGATCTTGGCACACAATGGAAGGCTCTGCTGGGCCTGCGCAGCGACCATTATGACCAGACCCTGACTAATTACCGTGCATCAGTCGCCAGCAGCCAGTCACTCAGTGCCACCAGCCCGCGTGCTGGCCTGGTGTATCAGCCGATAAAGGGCATATCGCTGTATGCCAATGTCGCAAAAGGCTTTCGCCCGAATAGCGGCATCAGCATCAGTAACACCGCTTTCCCGGCAGAAGAAAGCCGCTCTTATGAAGTGGGCCTCAAGTTTGATACACCGGATAACAAGACCAGCGCCACCATTGCGCTCTACCGTATCAAGAAAAGCAATGTGCTGACCACCAACCCGGCCAATACCGATTTCTCGATTGCGGCAGGTGAAGTGGGCAGCAAGGGGCTGGAGCTGGATGTGGCGGGCGACATCGCCACTGACCTGCGCCTGTCTGCCGCCTATGCCTATACCGATGCAACCGTGACCAAAGGCGACAACACCATCATCACTGGCAGCCGTTTCCCGAATGTGGCCAAGCATAGCGCCAATCTCATCCTGAGCCAGTTATTCGCCATAGGCACAGCCAGGGCCAGCGTGGGTGCGGGTATCAATTATGTGGGTGAACGCCTGGGTGACGTGGCGGTTTCTTCCAGCTTTGTGCTGCCAGCTTACACAACGGTGAAACTCATGTCTTCGTACAGCCCGAGCAAAACCACGCGGGTGTCGCTGAATGTGGATAACCTGTTCAACAAACGCTATTACGCCAGTTCATATAGCCAGTTATGGGTCGCGCCGGGGGCTGAGCGCAGTATCAGCCTCACTCTGCATCAGCAATTCTGA
- a CDS encoding DUF1624 domain-containing protein — translation MDLAAQKTSQRISGIDALRGLVMMIMMFDHVRETFFLHQQVSDPMDMGQTAPALFFTRLAAHLCAPVFVFLTGLSAWLYANPPSGPRDASNFLIKRGLLLVALELTVVNFAWAGQFPPATIYLQVIWVIGLCMIILGLLHKLPPLLLGTLGLLIVGGHNALADLSIAPGTVWYTLWALLLHRGYLISDVSISVKVSYPLLAWIGIILLGYVAGSLYAAGISAARRQRLLTILGITALLMFAVLRAVNGYGETQPWQDHGNSLLTLMSFVNLTKYPPSLDFALLTLGTGMCCLALLEKYPGKLSRIASVFGGAPMFYYLLHLYVLLALQHLMLAVYGANHGQRFGVDHVWQIWLIAAALIPVLYYPCRAFARYKRQSGKAWVKYF, via the coding sequence ATGGACTTGGCGGCTCAAAAAACCAGCCAGCGCATCAGCGGTATCGATGCGCTGCGCGGCCTGGTCATGATGATCATGATGTTTGATCATGTGCGCGAGACTTTCTTTTTGCATCAGCAAGTGAGCGACCCCATGGACATGGGCCAGACTGCGCCAGCACTGTTCTTCACGCGGCTGGCGGCGCATCTGTGCGCGCCGGTGTTTGTGTTTCTGACTGGTTTGTCGGCATGGCTGTATGCAAACCCGCCATCTGGGCCGCGCGATGCAAGTAACTTTCTCATCAAGCGTGGTTTGCTGCTGGTAGCGCTGGAGCTGACAGTAGTCAATTTCGCCTGGGCCGGGCAATTCCCGCCTGCGACGATTTACCTGCAAGTGATCTGGGTCATCGGCCTTTGCATGATTATCCTCGGCCTGCTGCACAAGCTGCCACCGCTGTTATTGGGCACACTGGGCCTACTGATCGTGGGTGGACACAATGCCCTGGCTGACTTGAGTATCGCACCTGGCACGGTGTGGTATACCCTGTGGGCTTTGCTGCTGCACCGTGGCTATCTGATCAGTGATGTTTCGATCAGCGTCAAGGTCAGCTACCCCCTGCTGGCGTGGATAGGCATCATCTTGCTGGGTTATGTTGCTGGTAGTTTGTATGCAGCAGGCATCAGTGCAGCACGCCGCCAACGCCTGCTGACTATCCTGGGCATCACTGCCCTGCTTATGTTTGCCGTGCTGCGCGCAGTGAATGGCTATGGCGAAACCCAGCCCTGGCAAGATCATGGCAATAGCCTGCTGACGCTGATGTCTTTCGTCAACCTGACCAAATACCCGCCCTCGCTGGACTTTGCCCTGTTGACGCTGGGTACAGGCATGTGTTGTTTAGCCTTACTGGAAAAGTATCCTGGCAAGTTAAGCCGCATCGCCAGCGTATTTGGTGGCGCACCCATGTTTTACTACCTGCTGCATCTGTATGTCTTGCTGGCTTTGCAGCACCTGATGCTTGCTGTGTATGGTGCTAATCATGGGCAGCGTTTTGGCGTCGATCATGTCTGGCAAATCTGGTTGATTGCTGCGGCCCTGATACCCGTACTGTATTACCCCTGCCGCGCCTTTGCGCGTTACAAACGGCAAAGCGGGAAGGCATGGGTTAAGTATTTTTGA
- a CDS encoding phage tail protein, whose protein sequence is MTYTLDAELPADSSSVVALIAMPVGTVISFLGQSAPNGWLLCDGTRIDQATYPNLYPMLVNGTLPDLRSRFVVGSGQGAGLSNYATNATGGLESVTLTTDQIPSHSHTINNGDFGLHNRSFEGNNDSDLPYETRYNTYIGGTDKTGGGQAHENRPPYFALTYIVKY, encoded by the coding sequence ATGACATATACACTCGATGCCGAACTCCCCGCAGACAGCAGCTCGGTAGTTGCCCTGATCGCCATGCCGGTTGGCACGGTCATCAGCTTTCTGGGACAAAGCGCGCCGAATGGCTGGCTGCTATGCGATGGCACGCGCATCGACCAGGCAACTTATCCTAACCTGTATCCCATGTTGGTTAACGGCACACTGCCAGACCTGCGCAGCCGCTTTGTCGTTGGTTCAGGGCAGGGTGCAGGCTTGAGTAACTATGCCACCAACGCAACCGGTGGTCTTGAGAGCGTAACGCTCACCACAGACCAGATACCATCCCACTCGCACACCATCAACAACGGTGATTTTGGTTTGCATAACCGTTCATTTGAAGGTAACAACGACTCTGACCTGCCTTATGAAACCAGGTATAACACCTATATAGGCGGCACAGACAAAACCGGCGGCGGCCAGGCCCATGAAAACCGGCCACCGTATTTTGCGCTGACGTATATCGTCAAGTATTGA
- a CDS encoding DUF3224 domain-containing protein produces the protein MQNTHKVSGTFEVKLSPQAAAPGIEAAKLGRMTIDKQFHGDLQAHSLGEMMSAMGEVKGSAGYVAIERVSGSLLGRKGSFVLMHTGLMNRGQPQLTVQVVPDSGTDELTGISGSMSIDIKEGQHFYTFDFSLP, from the coding sequence ATGCAAAACACGCATAAGGTCAGCGGCACATTTGAAGTCAAACTCAGCCCGCAAGCCGCCGCACCGGGCATCGAGGCAGCAAAGCTGGGCCGAATGACGATAGACAAGCAATTCCATGGTGACCTGCAAGCCCATAGCCTGGGCGAGATGATGTCTGCAATGGGCGAGGTCAAGGGCTCGGCAGGCTATGTTGCGATAGAAAGGGTGAGCGGTAGCCTGTTGGGTAGAAAAGGCAGCTTCGTGCTCATGCATACCGGCCTGATGAACCGGGGACAACCGCAACTGACGGTGCAGGTTGTGCCGGATTCGGGTACCGATGAGCTGACAGGCATCAGCGGCAGCATGAGCATCGATATCAAGGAAGGGCAGCATTTTTACACTTTTGATTTCAGCTTGCCTTGA
- a CDS encoding AraC family transcriptional regulator, with protein MNQPASTITSTDAGQARGVLRPAFSEGEFQHHRQLPSPALAGLVAHYWHVAWDLRGLPAQEQATLPHPNVHLVVGNGQARIYGVHSGRFMRTLQGKDRVFGIKFKPGGFYPFYRQAVAQLGNTSIDVSACFGNEGSDFCEQILAADDVQTMCAAAETFLLHHQPPADAQIDRISTWMTQIEQDRNILTVEDVMAIADLDKRSLQRLFQKYVGIGPKWVIQRYRLHEAVAQVQAGKTLNWAALALELGYFDQAHFVRDFRKLVGMTPGEYEKSLG; from the coding sequence ATGAACCAGCCCGCTTCGACAATCACCAGCACAGACGCGGGCCAGGCACGCGGCGTGCTGCGCCCGGCCTTTAGCGAAGGTGAATTCCAGCACCACCGGCAATTGCCCTCGCCCGCGCTGGCCGGGCTGGTCGCGCATTACTGGCATGTGGCCTGGGATTTGCGCGGCCTGCCAGCGCAGGAGCAAGCGACCCTGCCACATCCGAATGTGCACCTGGTGGTGGGAAATGGCCAGGCGCGCATCTACGGCGTACATAGCGGGCGCTTCATGCGCACGCTACAAGGCAAGGACAGAGTATTCGGCATCAAGTTCAAGCCCGGCGGCTTCTATCCATTTTACCGGCAGGCGGTGGCGCAACTGGGCAATACATCCATTGATGTGAGCGCTTGTTTTGGTAATGAGGGGAGTGATTTTTGCGAACAAATACTTGCCGCAGATGATGTACAAACCATGTGCGCTGCGGCAGAAACATTCTTGCTGCATCACCAGCCGCCAGCCGATGCGCAAATCGACCGTATCAGCACCTGGATGACGCAAATAGAGCAAGACCGCAATATCCTCACCGTCGAAGACGTGATGGCAATCGCAGACCTGGATAAACGCAGCCTGCAAAGACTGTTCCAGAAATACGTGGGCATAGGCCCGAAGTGGGTCATACAACGCTACCGCCTGCATGAAGCGGTGGCCCAGGTGCAAGCTGGCAAAACCCTGAACTGGGCAGCCCTGGCGCTGGAACTGGGCTACTTTGACCAGGCGCATTTTGTGCGCGATTTCAGGAAATTGGTGGGAATGACGCCGGGGGAATATGAAAAGAGTCTGGGGTAA
- a CDS encoding lipase family protein, whose amino-acid sequence MQYDPSKAALFHPESQPALLGTELPWTTHAICAELSRLAYWHYDKGGQVLEHFQGVLAQAQFGAATLFTDTGTSTQGVAVTKGETAYVAFRGTQPDDPTDILIDGLFWPVNWQGDGQVHDGFLRAYNSIAPQLQDWLGKCTAKTVYLTGHSLGAAIATLAAALLPETRLVTFGSPRVGNVAFTSMFKSRVVDRYVNCADVVAILPPESEYYEHVHGMHYLDRHGALIAAPSSLDILQDQTIAKAEYLFEYAWRSENVGFRSLADHAPVNYVHAVLGL is encoded by the coding sequence ATGCAATACGATCCGAGCAAAGCGGCCTTGTTCCATCCTGAATCCCAGCCTGCCTTGTTGGGGACGGAGTTGCCGTGGACCACGCATGCCATCTGCGCCGAATTGTCGCGGCTGGCTTACTGGCATTATGACAAAGGCGGCCAGGTGCTTGAGCACTTCCAGGGGGTATTGGCGCAGGCACAGTTTGGAGCAGCAACGCTGTTCACGGATACAGGCACCAGCACCCAGGGGGTTGCCGTCACCAAGGGTGAAACAGCCTACGTCGCCTTTCGCGGCACCCAGCCGGACGACCCTACCGACATCCTCATCGATGGTCTGTTCTGGCCAGTGAACTGGCAGGGTGATGGCCAGGTGCATGATGGTTTCTTGCGCGCCTACAACAGCATAGCGCCACAACTGCAAGACTGGCTGGGCAAGTGCACTGCCAAAACCGTTTATCTGACCGGCCATAGCCTGGGTGCTGCCATTGCCACCCTGGCCGCCGCCCTGCTGCCCGAGACCCGCCTCGTCACCTTTGGCTCACCCAGGGTCGGCAATGTGGCCTTTACATCCATGTTCAAAAGTCGCGTGGTCGACCGCTATGTCAATTGCGCAGACGTGGTCGCCATCTTGCCGCCAGAGTCAGAATATTATGAGCATGTGCACGGCATGCATTATCTTGACCGCCACGGTGCATTGATAGCCGCACCGAGCAGCCTCGACATCTTGCAGGATCAGACGATAGCCAAGGCAGAATACCTGTTTGAATATGCGTGGCGTAGCGAGAACGTGGGTTTTCGTTCACTGGCCGATCATGCGCCGGTGAATTATGTGCATGCGGTGTTGGGTTTGTGA
- a CDS encoding AraC family transcriptional regulator, whose translation MPASPQKQFTMLPCHLAGVEAVRAQSRHKFGRHMHEQFGIGVVVQGAQKSLSGVGMVEAMAGDTITVNPGEIHDGTPIGENGRCWQMLYVEPALIASLMGDITEGKTVQAEFSLPVMRDKRISQAVQTLFATMTSPQGTHASAEEQILMLFARVMQPTTLLSHNVQSVQGVQGVPSAIQHARSRIDDDPTALLSLQDLAQQSGLSRFQLLRAFAKATGMTPHAYILQRRLHHARRLIAAGMPLVQVAMDSGFADQSHLTRLFVRNFGISPGVYSSRS comes from the coding sequence ATGCCTGCCAGCCCGCAAAAACAATTCACCATGCTACCCTGCCACCTGGCTGGCGTAGAGGCCGTGCGTGCACAATCGCGGCACAAGTTTGGGCGGCACATGCATGAGCAGTTTGGCATAGGGGTCGTGGTGCAGGGTGCACAAAAATCCCTCAGCGGCGTGGGCATGGTCGAGGCCATGGCGGGCGATACGATTACCGTCAACCCCGGTGAAATCCACGATGGCACACCCATAGGCGAAAACGGACGCTGCTGGCAAATGCTGTATGTGGAGCCTGCGCTTATCGCCAGCCTCATGGGCGACATCACGGAAGGCAAGACTGTGCAGGCAGAATTCAGTTTGCCTGTCATGCGTGACAAACGTATCAGCCAGGCGGTGCAGACATTGTTTGCAACCATGACATCTCCGCAGGGGACGCATGCATCAGCAGAAGAACAGATACTCATGCTGTTTGCCCGCGTCATGCAGCCAACCACCCTGCTCAGCCACAACGTGCAAAGTGTGCAGGGTGTGCAGGGTGTGCCGTCAGCCATACAGCACGCGCGCAGCCGCATTGATGATGATCCGACCGCCCTCCTCAGTCTGCAAGACCTGGCGCAGCAAAGTGGCCTGAGCCGTTTCCAGCTCTTGCGTGCTTTTGCCAAGGCCACCGGCATGACGCCGCATGCCTATATCCTGCAACGCCGCCTGCACCATGCCCGCCGCCTGATTGCAGCGGGCATGCCACTGGTACAAGTCGCGATGGATAGCGGCTTTGCTGACCAAAGCCATCTGACGCGGCTGTTCGTGCGTAATTTTGGAATATCACCCGGGGTATATAGCTCGAGGAGCTAG
- a CDS encoding DMT family transporter, with translation MSDRFTGYVYLALAMIVVGSTVVASKVIGSGLPVFTATALRFAIAFPCFLLLMRVTGARLPRLGKRDWFLLVLQAGAGSVGYTTLLIAGMHLTSAADAAVIIGTLPIVSAAIAIVLLGERPQASLLLAVLLAGAGVLSIAVRADGANAGAQHSLLGNALIFAAIVCEGLFILLNKRLKTAIPPLALSTIMTGLGLALSIIPAVFEMPWQTPVTAKAVWAVVYYAMVPTVAGFLLWYAGAAKVSGSEAALFTALAPVSAVVLAVVVLGEVVSGSQLTGIACVLLAIGGMALLGNGGFVFLKKTKNLTTEAQRHRDNTENLK, from the coding sequence ATGTCAGACAGATTCACAGGATATGTATATTTGGCGCTGGCGATGATTGTCGTTGGCAGTACGGTAGTCGCCAGCAAAGTCATAGGCAGTGGCTTGCCGGTGTTCACCGCAACGGCGCTACGCTTTGCCATCGCCTTCCCCTGCTTTTTATTGTTGATGCGCGTCACCGGCGCGCGACTGCCCAGGCTAGGCAAGCGCGACTGGTTCTTGCTGGTCTTGCAGGCTGGTGCTGGCAGTGTGGGCTATACCACCCTGCTGATCGCTGGCATGCACCTGACATCTGCTGCTGATGCCGCTGTGATCATCGGCACCCTGCCCATCGTCTCTGCCGCGATTGCCATCGTCTTGCTGGGTGAAAGACCGCAAGCCAGTTTATTGCTGGCTGTGCTGCTGGCGGGTGCAGGTGTGTTGTCGATCGCTGTGCGGGCAGATGGGGCAAATGCAGGTGCTCAGCATTCACTGTTGGGCAATGCCTTGATTTTTGCAGCGATTGTTTGCGAAGGCTTGTTCATCCTGTTGAATAAACGCCTGAAGACGGCAATCCCACCGTTAGCCTTATCGACCATCATGACGGGCCTGGGTCTGGCCTTGTCCATCATCCCCGCCGTGTTTGAAATGCCGTGGCAGACGCCTGTCACCGCCAAGGCAGTATGGGCCGTGGTCTATTATGCGATGGTGCCTACTGTGGCCGGCTTTTTGCTCTGGTATGCAGGCGCGGCCAAAGTCAGCGGCAGCGAAGCCGCACTCTTTACGGCCCTGGCCCCGGTATCTGCCGTGGTGCTGGCAGTTGTGGTACTCGGCGAAGTGGTCAGCGGCAGCCAGCTAACAGGCATCGCCTGCGTGTTGCTGGCGATAGGTGGAATGGCGTTGTTGGGCAATGGCGGGTTTGTGTTTTTAAAAAAGACCAAAAATCTCACCACAGAGGCACAGAGACACAGAGATAACACCGAGAATTTAAAATAA
- a CDS encoding M20/M25/M40 family metallo-hydrolase yields the protein MLIKKVLPFCIALSIGALTSTANAQSLSPTEQKIVAAVQARSEAALQLLERSVNINSGTLNHAGVREVGKLFSNELEGLGFKTSWSEMPAAMNRAGHLLAERDGSQGKRVLMIGHLDTVFEKDSPVQLWDRQGNRVRGQGVNDMKGGDVIMIEALRALHAVGALDNTRIQVIFSGDEESAGHPIATSRADLVNAAKRSDVALAFEGTALDKNGNATGTVGRRASGGFVLDVTAKQGHSAAVFGHNGYGAIYETARILNSFREQLIEPDLTFNPGNIVGGTEISYDSQNSKGTAFGKTNVIAPSAQVHGDLRYLSAEQGQRAKDRMKDIVSKNLAGTSATIRFSENYPPMSPTPGNYALLDLYSKASFDAGLGEIKAFPPGERGAGDIQFVAPYVASLDGLGATGRGAHSPDEDLDISSIQRATIRTAIYLYRLTR from the coding sequence ATGCTCATCAAAAAAGTGCTCCCGTTTTGCATCGCCTTGTCCATAGGCGCATTGACATCCACTGCCAACGCGCAAAGCCTGTCACCGACTGAACAAAAAATTGTCGCTGCTGTGCAGGCCAGGTCAGAAGCCGCGCTGCAACTGCTGGAACGCAGTGTCAACATCAACAGCGGCACACTCAATCATGCAGGCGTGCGCGAAGTCGGCAAGTTATTCAGCAATGAACTTGAGGGCCTGGGTTTCAAGACCAGCTGGTCAGAAATGCCAGCAGCGATGAACCGTGCCGGGCATTTGCTGGCCGAGCGTGATGGCAGCCAGGGCAAGCGCGTGCTGATGATAGGCCATCTCGATACCGTGTTTGAAAAAGACAGCCCCGTGCAGTTATGGGACAGGCAGGGCAACCGCGTGCGCGGCCAGGGTGTCAATGACATGAAAGGTGGCGACGTCATCATGATAGAAGCCCTGCGCGCCCTGCATGCCGTCGGTGCACTCGACAATACCCGCATACAGGTCATCTTCAGCGGTGATGAAGAAAGTGCAGGCCACCCCATCGCCACTTCGCGTGCTGACCTGGTCAATGCAGCCAAACGCAGTGACGTAGCCCTGGCCTTTGAGGGTACGGCACTCGATAAAAACGGCAATGCCACCGGCACCGTAGGCCGCCGCGCCTCTGGCGGGTTTGTGCTGGATGTGACAGCCAAGCAAGGCCATTCCGCTGCCGTGTTTGGCCACAATGGCTATGGCGCGATTTATGAAACCGCGCGCATCCTGAACAGCTTTCGCGAACAATTGATCGAACCCGACCTGACCTTCAACCCCGGCAATATCGTCGGTGGCACTGAGATCAGTTACGACAGCCAGAACAGCAAGGGTACTGCCTTTGGCAAGACCAATGTCATCGCCCCCAGTGCCCAGGTACACGGCGATTTGCGTTACCTCAGCGCAGAACAGGGCCAGCGCGCCAAAGACCGCATGAAAGACATCGTCAGCAAGAACCTGGCTGGCACCAGCGCAACGATACGCTTTAGCGAAAACTACCCACCGATGTCCCCCACCCCCGGCAACTACGCCCTGCTGGACCTGTACTCCAAAGCCAGCTTTGATGCAGGTCTGGGCGAAATCAAAGCCTTCCCACCAGGTGAACGCGGCGCTGGCGACATCCAATTCGTCGCGCCCTATGTAGCCAGCCTGGATGGCCTGGGTGCCACCGGCAGAGGTGCGCACTCACCGGACGAAGACCTGGATATTTCTTCGATACAGAGAGCGACGATCAGGACGGCGATTTATTTGTATAGGTTGACGCGGTAA
- a CDS encoding SMI1/KNR4 family protein — MQTIEFKNLSIAKPFSEEYVDEVEAEIGIKFPQKYLELMRQKNGGAPVQQCFTVGMNEKVIERFLSFVENYKVDQCGIYDIEVVWSQIEDRLEEGICPFAALYGGDFLCFDGRFQDEAAIVIWHHEQASQGKSSITPVADSFEVFLEMLKEL; from the coding sequence ATGCAGACAATAGAATTTAAAAACCTAAGTATTGCCAAACCATTTAGTGAAGAATACGTGGATGAGGTTGAGGCAGAAATCGGAATCAAGTTCCCACAAAAATATCTTGAACTGATGAGGCAGAAAAATGGAGGTGCCCCTGTTCAGCAATGCTTTACTGTTGGGATGAATGAGAAAGTAATCGAGAGATTTTTGTCCTTTGTAGAAAATTACAAAGTTGATCAATGCGGCATCTACGATATAGAAGTTGTATGGAGTCAGATAGAGGACAGATTAGAAGAAGGCATATGCCCGTTTGCGGCATTATATGGAGGGGATTTTCTCTGTTTTGATGGCCGCTTTCAAGATGAAGCAGCGATAGTGATATGGCACCATGAACAGGCTTCTCAGGGAAAATCGAGCATTACACCCGTAGCTGATAGCTTTGAAGTATTTTTAGAAATGTTGAAGGAATTATGA
- a CDS encoding barstar family protein translates to MITKSNFSLAYFKFLEVEEEFEIVEFFGFSALHLSLTDQPLPSSQLYGSSLMLRGCVALNQELRQSLLSGHLPVQMKEMTIFMLDGEGQRLAGYDVTVLTVISTEAGNDGSMDICLAVSHYDTDLMHVNVLQSIWCNGIQEKNLWAGLDYLQRRSWLHLVRKHHCLSQIAMEDKPAHMVYEMDGRFITDYPSFFIALGEAINGPGAYFGGGFDALADCLCGDFGAKTPFSLVWTASDIARAALDKNKSLEEALASREDALKNHDFEEDEFASVAEIMRNNTSSLFDNLIDNLGRLHAIRLTLA, encoded by the coding sequence ATGATCACAAAGAGTAATTTTTCGCTTGCTTACTTCAAGTTTCTGGAAGTTGAGGAAGAATTTGAAATCGTTGAATTTTTTGGTTTTTCCGCACTTCATCTATCACTTACGGATCAGCCCCTTCCCTCATCACAATTGTATGGCTCAAGCTTGATGCTGCGAGGCTGTGTGGCTTTAAATCAGGAATTACGACAAAGCCTGTTATCAGGCCATCTCCCTGTGCAGATGAAAGAGATGACGATATTCATGCTTGATGGTGAAGGTCAACGACTCGCTGGATATGATGTGACTGTATTGACTGTAATAAGCACAGAGGCAGGTAATGACGGGAGTATGGATATCTGCCTGGCCGTATCGCATTACGACACTGATCTTATGCACGTCAATGTGCTACAAAGCATATGGTGCAATGGAATTCAAGAAAAAAACCTGTGGGCCGGGCTGGATTATTTGCAGCGCAGATCATGGCTGCACCTGGTTCGCAAACATCATTGCCTGAGTCAAATCGCGATGGAAGATAAACCAGCCCATATGGTTTATGAAATGGATGGCCGTTTTATCACCGACTACCCCAGCTTTTTTATCGCCCTTGGCGAAGCCATCAACGGGCCTGGAGCTTATTTTGGAGGAGGTTTCGATGCACTGGCTGATTGCCTGTGCGGTGACTTTGGCGCAAAGACACCATTCTCGCTGGTATGGACAGCATCTGATATCGCCAGAGCAGCCCTGGATAAAAACAAATCCTTAGAAGAAGCATTGGCTTCACGCGAAGATGCTTTGAAAAACCATGACTTTGAAGAAGATGAGTTCGCAAGCGTTGCCGAAATAATGCGAAACAACACCAGTTCCTTGTTTGATAACTTGATCGATAATTTGGGAAGGCTGCATGCGATCAGGCTGACGCTGGCCTAA